A genomic region of Saimiri boliviensis isolate mSaiBol1 chromosome 20, mSaiBol1.pri, whole genome shotgun sequence contains the following coding sequences:
- the LOC141582509 gene encoding putative uncharacterized protein MSANTD5: MALQTETTKNIQKTKQENAAQEPEKPSVQIMKPWSNQEIRSFLNEWEFLECEVFRVKKKYQVVAKIIARRLKQRGMKKSWQECLQMLRSLQDLYFTIHEANQRPRRQPLPCPYGEALHRILGWRIDVVSGPPCADVADFVPCELQPQAYGVPIVLQDLTWYPTPVICEENLHVPGWEPWNMDLSWSVPYMYPAFPSAGLVPSPQWAISD; the protein is encoded by the exons atggcACTTCAGACTGAAACTACCAAGAACATCCAGAAAACAAAGCAGGAAAATGCAGCCCAGGAACCAGAAAAGCCCTCAG TCCAGATAATGAAACCGTGGAGTAACCAGGAAATCCGGAGTTTCCTGAACGAATGGGAATTTCTTGAGTGTGAAGTATTCAGGGTGAAGAAGAAGTATCAGGTCGTAGCAAAAATAATTGCCCGGCGTCTCAAGCAGAGGGGTATGAAGAAGAGCTGGCAAGAATGTCTCCAGATGCTGAGAAGCTTGCAGGACTTATACTTCACTATTCATGAGGCCAACCAGAGGCCAAGGCGCCAACCTTTGCCATGTCCTTATGGAGAGGCCCTGCATAGGATTCTGGGATGGAGGATCGACGTCGTCTCAG GTCCTCCCTGTGCAGATGTGGCTGACTTTGTACCTTGCGAGCTCCAGCCCCAGGCCTATGGCGTTCCCATAGTCTTACAAGACCTGACCTGGTACCCAACACCTGTGATCTGTGAGGAAAATCTTCACGTACCTGGATGGGAGCCCTGGAACATGGACCTATCATGGTCAGTTCCATATATGTATCCTGCCTTTCCCTCAGCAGGCCTGGTTCCCTCACCACAGTGGGCCATCTCTGACTGA